In a single window of the Bacteroidales bacterium genome:
- a CDS encoding XdhC family protein produces the protein MDTIYNKISLSEKDNKNLAVATIIKVTGSTPRKSGTKMIIFENGETYGTIGGGSLEKKVISDAINIIGKNKSEIFDHQLEEDLSMGCGGNVQVFIEPIIAKKELIIFGAGHIGKILAKFANQLNFKITLVDNREDILNKIKENNYTIVEENFRTYLPKINFNKNIFISVVTHNHDYDKEIVAYCAKKEFAYLGMIGSKTKIKKFREYYLKENILNNEDMSKIDWPMGIDIECQTPEEITISILAKLIDVRAKL, from the coding sequence ATGGATACTATATATAATAAAATTTCTTTATCTGAAAAAGATAATAAAAATTTAGCCGTAGCAACTATAATAAAGGTTACAGGTTCAACACCAAGAAAATCAGGAACTAAAATGATAATTTTTGAAAATGGCGAAACTTATGGAACAATTGGGGGCGGAAGTTTAGAAAAAAAAGTTATTTCAGATGCAATAAATATTATCGGGAAAAACAAATCTGAAATTTTTGACCACCAGTTAGAAGAAGACTTATCAATGGGTTGTGGTGGGAATGTTCAAGTATTTATTGAACCAATTATCGCAAAAAAGGAATTAATAATTTTTGGTGCAGGACATATAGGAAAAATACTTGCAAAATTTGCAAACCAATTAAATTTTAAAATAACACTTGTTGATAACAGAGAAGATATTTTAAATAAAATAAAAGAAAATAATTATACTATTGTTGAAGAAAATTTCAGAACTTATCTTCCAAAAATCAATTTTAATAAAAATATTTTTATATCTGTGGTAACTCACAATCATGATTATGATAAAGAAATCGTAGCATACTGTGCAAAAAAAGAATTTGCTTATCTTGGAATGATAGGAAGTAAAACAAAAATCAAAAAGTTCAGAGAATATTATTTAAAAGAAAACATCCTTAACAATGAAGATATGTCTAAAATAGATTGGCCAATGGGAATTGATATTGAATGTCAAACACCAGAAGAAATAACAATTTCAATATTAGCTAAGCTTATTGATGTTAGGGCAAAATTGTGA